A window of Belonocnema kinseyi isolate 2016_QV_RU_SX_M_011 chromosome 9, B_treatae_v1, whole genome shotgun sequence contains these coding sequences:
- the LOC117179762 gene encoding histone-lysine N-methyltransferase PRDM16-like → MSGYFGRSTLSPLLHDPKYPPAMREKDSSPRKMPGHISPKQASIYPLSVRVPDPEELPYDLSHGQGRGSPTLNQQPHMSPAARPPQPHSDQDSEPLDLRVDHKKERLRDENQNDAEMMNQNSLGLPYHTVLFPQHLPPLVLEAMYRSHHQTVPDLPKIQVRALPTMVPLPPNRFSAGASQPAKAPSPVHQQNTTATSQQQQPIPPYSISTGLKPKDRYSCKFCGKVFPRSANLTRHLRTHTGEQPYKCKYCERSFSISSNLQRHVRNIHNKEKPFKCPLCERCFGQQTNLDRHLKKHDADGPTILDEVRSRYHGQLPRTDDSYFEEIRSFMGKITSQRQGIPYFPSLLGTSGEDFRNDKQQLQMEEKRGDSSYFSDRDNLSSRSSSSSRPESVHEEQRENSPPLSPGTNT, encoded by the coding sequence ATGAGCGGATACTTCGGCAGAAGCACCCTGTCCCCTCTGCTCCACGACCCCAAGTACCCTCCAGCCATGCGGGAGAAAGACTCCAGTCCCAGGAAGATGCCAGGGCACATCAGCCCCAAGCAAGCCAGCATCTACCCCCTAAGTGTTCGAGTTCCGGACCCTGAAGAGTTGCCATACGACCTCAGCCATGGCCAAGGTCGAGGAAGCCCCACCCTGAACCAACAGCCCCACATGAGTCCCGCCGCCAGGCCTCCTCAGCCCCACAGTGACCAGGACTCTGAACCCCTGGATCTTCGCGTAGACCAcaaaaaggagagattaagagaCGAGAACCAAAACGATGCTGAGATGATGAACCAAAACAGTCTTGGGCTACCCTACCATACAGTTCTCTTCCCCCAACATCTCCCCCCACTCGTTTTGGAAGCGATGTACAGATCTCATCACCAGACAGTACCCGACTTGCCCAAAATCCAAGTTAGGGCTCTACCAACTATGGTGCCATTGCCTCCAAATCGGTTTTCAGCCGGTGCCTCCCAACCAGCAAAGGCCCCTAGTCCTGTACATCAACAGAACACGACAGCAACGTCTCAACAGCAACAACCGATTCCACCCTACTCAATTTCAACTGGGTTGAAACCCAAGGACAGATATTCGTGTAAATTCTGTGGAAAGGTATTCCCGAGATCTGCGAATTTAACGAGACATCTTCGAACCCACACTGGAGAACAGCCCTACAAGTGTAAATACTGTGAAAGATCCTTCAGCATATCTAGCAATCTTCAGCGTCATGTAAGGAACATTCATAACAAGGAAAAGCCTTTTAAGTGTCCTTTGTGTGAAAGATGTTTTGGACAACAGACGAATCTAGATCGTCATTTGAAGAAGCATGATGCTGATGGACCTACGATATTGGATGAGGTGAGGTCCAGGTACCATGGACAATTGCCAAGAACTGATGACTCGTATTTTGAGGAGATTCGAAGTTTCATGGGGAAGATTACATCCCAGAGGCAAGGAATTCCATATTTTCCGAGTCTTCTCGGAACTTCTGGAGAGGACTTTAGAAATGATAAACAGCAGTTGCAGATGGAAGAGAAAAGAGGAGATTCTTCCTACTTTAGTGATAGGGATAATCTGAGTTCGAGGTCGAGTAGTAGTAGCAGACCTGAAAGTGTTCATGAAGAGCAGAGGGAGAACTCACCACCTTTGTCTCCTGGGACTAATACTTGA